The genome window GGTAGATTTTTTACTTCGCTAACAATACTTTTCCAGCTCAAAACTGGCCGCAAGTTTAACTTCTTCTGGAATCCCGCGGCCACTTCCTTCGAGGGATAAAAGCCGTATAGACCAATACCAATTCGGGCTAAGTCCAGCTGGCTTTCTGGGAAAACGATGGCACCGGAAGTGGCCGCGGCGTGAGAGAGGGGATGGAAGCCCGCTTTTCTGGCCAATTCTGTCACTTCTAGAAATTGTTTCAGCTGAGCGCGAGTTTCGTTGGGGAAGGCGGGGTTTTTCGCCGCTGGGAAGTGGGTATAAATACCCTCAAAATTTTTTATTTTATTTTTCTGTAAAAATTTCAAAACTTTATCGATTTGTGTCGGCAAGAAGCCCTGTCGGTGCATGCCGGTGTCAATCTTAAGGTGAAACTTGGCCGGCCACTTTTTCAACAATTCCAAATTTTCAAAACTGGAGATAGTTAAACTTAAATTATATTTCACCGCTTCCGCAAATTTCTCTGGCAATGTGTAACCAAGAACCAAAATCGGGATCTTAATTCCGAAATCTCGTAGCGCCTCTCCTTCCACAATGGAGTCCACGCCAAGCCAATCTGCTCCCAGTTTTTCTTGCAGTTTCGCGAACTGAAATAAGTCGTGGCCGTAGGCGTTTGATTTGACCACCGCGAGTAGCTTGGTCTTTTTGTCCAACAATTTTCGAAAGACGTGGTAATTGTGCGCAACTTTTTCCTCGTCAATCTCCAGCCAAGTTCGCAGGCCGTCATGTGCGTTTTTTAGTTTCATGGTGAATTTACTCTAGCAGTAAAAGGCCCTGGTGTTAAATGTCATTGACGTGAATCCTAAAATGCACCAAACTAGTACTGGACTGGTTATTTAACGATGAGGGAAGTATCGGAATACTTCCCAGATTGTGTTTTAATATAAGGAGATATTGTGAAACGTAAACGGAACAGAGAGATTGTCGGGTCAGAAACGATTGCTTGTTTTCCCGTGCGACCTGTGCGCACCGCAATGCCTTCAAGGGTCCGTAAGATCGTCAAGGAGGCGATTGCCAAAGCCCGCGTTGCGGCAGGCAAGTAGACAGACAGTTGTTTCCCATTTCACCCGCCCCTCGCGCAAATGCGAGGGGCTTTTTTTGTTTTGTGCGGGATGGGGGAATCGAACTCCCGACTACAGTTTGGAAAACTGTCGTTTTACCACTAAACTAATCCCGCTTTGTGAT of Candidatus Nomurabacteria bacterium contains these proteins:
- the alr gene encoding alanine racemase translates to MKLKNAHDGLRTWLEIDEEKVAHNYHVFRKLLDKKTKLLAVVKSNAYGHDLFQFAKLQEKLGADWLGVDSIVEGEALRDFGIKIPILVLGYTLPEKFAEAVKYNLSLTISSFENLELLKKWPAKFHLKIDTGMHRQGFLPTQIDKVLKFLQKNKIKNFEGIYTHFPAAKNPAFPNETRAQLKQFLEVTELARKAGFHPLSHAAATSGAIVFPESQLDLARIGIGLYGFYPSKEVAAGFQKKLNLRPVLSWKSIVSEVKNLPAGSKLGYDGTEKLAVAGKIAICPIGYWHGYPRSLSSIGKVLIRGQFAKILGRISMDMIIVDVSTVKGVRVGNIVTLIGQDGKNKMTADELSNLSDTVNYETVTQLNPLMKRVYF